The proteins below come from a single Tsuneonella deserti genomic window:
- a CDS encoding M28 family peptidase, with translation MRSLPFALAALPLVLSAPVQATPQEGSGVAWEITEGLTTEVGPRMAGTDREAAARDWAKERLTRLGFTNVKVEPFPIRGFVRGDDHARLTAPVPQPLAITALGYSAATPAKGIEAELVYFPTLDALKAAPQGSLKGKIAFVDHAMRANQDGSGYGPYGNVRRQAPAIASAKGAAGVVIRSIGTDSHRNPHTGGTNFGKASPIPAGAVSNPDADLIARLAGRGQPLRIAMTLTSHPQDNMPSGNVIADLPGSDPSLPMILLACHLDSWDLGTGAIDDASGCGIITEAALAAHKAGNLRTIRVLWAGSEELGGYGGGAYAKAHADEAHAVAMESDFGADRVWAVRTNFAGTPLAARINAALNPLGIVPQEGETEGGTDVGAIIAAQKLAVVDLAQDGTRYFDLHHTPDDTLDKVDPAQLAQNVAAWTAVLGILANEAGPITRAQ, from the coding sequence ATGAGGTCGCTTCCCTTCGCGCTTGCCGCGCTTCCGCTTGTCCTTTCCGCCCCCGTCCAGGCCACTCCGCAGGAGGGGTCCGGCGTCGCGTGGGAGATAACAGAGGGGCTGACCACCGAAGTGGGCCCTCGGATGGCAGGAACCGATCGCGAAGCTGCCGCGCGCGACTGGGCGAAGGAGCGCCTGACCCGGCTCGGCTTCACCAACGTGAAGGTTGAGCCTTTTCCCATCAGGGGCTTCGTGCGGGGCGACGATCATGCCCGTCTTACCGCGCCCGTGCCGCAGCCGCTTGCGATAACCGCACTGGGTTACAGCGCGGCGACTCCGGCCAAGGGGATCGAGGCGGAGCTGGTGTATTTCCCCACGCTCGACGCGCTCAAGGCGGCGCCACAAGGCTCGCTCAAGGGCAAGATCGCCTTCGTGGACCACGCGATGCGGGCGAACCAGGACGGTTCCGGCTATGGCCCCTACGGCAACGTGCGGCGCCAGGCTCCGGCTATCGCCTCTGCCAAGGGCGCGGCAGGTGTGGTCATCCGCTCGATCGGGACCGACAGCCACCGCAACCCGCACACCGGCGGGACCAATTTCGGCAAGGCATCGCCCATTCCGGCCGGGGCCGTGTCGAACCCCGATGCCGACCTGATCGCCCGCTTGGCCGGCCGGGGCCAACCGCTGCGCATCGCAATGACGCTGACCAGCCACCCGCAAGACAACATGCCTTCGGGGAACGTGATCGCCGATCTTCCGGGTAGCGATCCCTCGCTGCCGATGATCCTGCTGGCCTGCCATCTCGATAGCTGGGACCTCGGCACCGGGGCGATCGACGACGCTTCAGGCTGCGGGATCATCACCGAAGCCGCGCTCGCCGCGCACAAGGCTGGCAACCTCCGCACGATCCGGGTCCTGTGGGCGGGCAGCGAGGAACTCGGCGGCTATGGCGGCGGCGCATATGCCAAGGCTCATGCCGATGAGGCACACGCGGTCGCGATGGAAAGCGATTTCGGCGCCGACCGTGTCTGGGCGGTGCGCACCAATTTCGCCGGCACCCCGCTGGCGGCCCGCATCAATGCGGCGCTGAATCCGCTGGGAATCGTGCCGCAGGAGGGTGAGACCGAGGGCGGCACCGACGTTGGCGCGATCATCGCGGCGCAGAAGCTGGCGGTGGTCGATCTCGCGCAGGATGGCACCCGCTATTTCGACCTGCATCACACGCCCGACGACACCCTCGACAAGGTCGATCCGGCGCAGCTTGCGCAGAACGTCGCTGCGTGGACCGCTGTCCTGGGCATACTCGCGAACGAGGCCGGGCCGATCACGCGGGCGCAATAA
- a CDS encoding NADPH-dependent FMN reductase, which yields MAQRFRVAVVVGSLRRESINRKAALALSRLAPDNLDLELVEIGDLPLYDEDVEAAGPPEAWTRFRENIARADAVLFVSPEYNRSVPGALKNAIDVGSRPYGKSAWAGKPAAIMTVSPGAIGGFGANHHLRQSLVFLDMPVLQQPEAYVGDGFNLFGEDGTITKDGTEAFFKKFIEAFARWIERTAKDDPAR from the coding sequence GTGGCACAGCGCTTTCGCGTGGCGGTAGTAGTGGGCAGCCTGCGCCGGGAATCGATCAACCGCAAGGCGGCGCTGGCGCTGAGCCGTCTGGCTCCCGATAATCTCGATCTCGAGCTGGTCGAGATCGGCGATCTTCCGCTATACGATGAGGACGTCGAAGCTGCCGGTCCTCCGGAAGCGTGGACGCGATTCCGCGAGAACATCGCACGAGCGGACGCCGTGCTGTTCGTGTCCCCGGAATACAACCGCTCTGTCCCCGGCGCGCTCAAGAACGCGATCGACGTCGGTTCGCGCCCCTATGGCAAGAGTGCCTGGGCCGGGAAGCCGGCCGCCATAATGACGGTGTCCCCTGGCGCGATCGGCGGGTTTGGCGCCAACCACCACCTGCGCCAGTCGCTTGTCTTCCTCGACATGCCGGTGCTGCAGCAGCCGGAAGCCTACGTGGGGGACGGCTTCAACCTGTTCGGCGAGGACGGCACGATCACAAAGGATGGTACCGAAGCGTTCTTCAAGAAGTTCATCGAGGCGTTCGCCCGGTGGATCGAACGAACGGCAAAAGACGATCCGGCGCGCTGA
- a CDS encoding polysaccharide deacetylase family protein, with protein MDRPITEPPRPGSSARFPADFGIRSLLTVDTEEEFDWSGPFTRDRHGMSHFTHIPRFQSFCEELGVVPVYLVDWPVATSPQAVEVIGSAVSAGRAEVGIQLHPWVNPPFEEEVGAFTSYAGNLPFALEREKFFRLRDKIEQAFGVPPLIYRAGRYGLGRDTASILREARVPIDSSVRANFDYRAGHGPDYSRHPLAPYWVDSERALLELPLTTVYWGMLRRQGRWIHPLLGRIPRMTGAFSRLGLLERIALTPEGVTAEEALRGIDMAIDDRLPLLVLSFHSPSLAPGNTPYVRSEADLERLYDWFRRVYMYLDMRGVTPTSVRDILRAVSH; from the coding sequence ATGGATCGACCGATCACCGAGCCGCCTCGCCCGGGTTCGAGTGCCCGCTTCCCGGCCGATTTTGGCATCCGCTCGTTGCTGACGGTCGATACTGAAGAAGAGTTCGACTGGTCGGGCCCGTTCACACGCGACCGGCATGGCATGTCGCACTTCACCCACATCCCCCGCTTCCAGTCCTTCTGCGAGGAACTCGGCGTAGTGCCAGTCTATCTCGTCGATTGGCCGGTCGCGACTTCCCCTCAGGCGGTGGAGGTTATCGGAAGCGCGGTAAGTGCCGGCCGAGCCGAAGTCGGTATCCAGCTTCACCCCTGGGTGAACCCGCCGTTCGAGGAAGAGGTGGGTGCTTTCACCAGCTATGCGGGTAACCTGCCGTTCGCGCTCGAGCGCGAAAAGTTCTTCCGCCTGCGGGACAAGATCGAGCAGGCGTTTGGCGTCCCGCCGCTGATCTACCGGGCGGGACGCTACGGCTTGGGCCGGGACACCGCTTCCATTTTGCGCGAGGCCCGAGTGCCGATCGACAGTTCGGTACGCGCCAATTTCGATTACCGGGCCGGCCACGGACCCGATTACAGTCGGCATCCCCTCGCCCCGTATTGGGTCGACAGCGAACGCGCGCTGCTCGAACTGCCCCTGACGACCGTGTATTGGGGAATGCTCCGCCGCCAGGGGCGTTGGATCCACCCCCTGCTTGGCCGAATTCCCCGGATGACGGGAGCGTTCTCGCGGCTGGGACTGCTGGAACGGATCGCTCTCACGCCCGAAGGGGTCACCGCCGAGGAAGCCCTGCGGGGGATCGACATGGCGATCGACGACCGGTTGCCGCTGCTCGTGCTCAGCTTCCACAGCCCGTCTCTCGCACCGGGTAATACGCCCTACGTGCGCAGCGAGGCCGATCTCGAACGTCTCTACGATTGGTTCAGGCGCGTTTACATGTACCTCGACATGCGGGGGGTCACGCCCACGAGCGTCCGGGATATACTCCGCGCGGTTTCGCACTGA
- a CDS encoding sensor histidine kinase: MHFDDRLATVLRHRAAGERAANTQFRQLLDLLGNRDVSREGSLVAAAWLRLAALGETIAPAARAQMIREPGLRFRNPELALHLAEDEPEVAAAALAVAQLTEEDWEALIPRLPVRARGFLRLRRDMPAATRDLLDRLGIRDRGLPSPERSGPDPAPERVPARPIPANDLAADDEGPDSEIGALVRRIETFRKTRAARPAEEAPQLPLDERGEVLRRLIEGFAFTSDAEGRIDWAEPAAAAMVVGGMLPPATEQPRTQYQPLRRVTAALDGATAIAGEWIIDAAPRFSDQGGRFIGYAGRFRRPQKAPDASARASGGTERLRQLLHELKTPVNAIQGFAEVIQQQLFGPTPHDYRALAAAIAGDAARMLAGFDELDRLARLESGALTLESGRTDFSAIVERLADQLGEVLRSRNARFVLSMKTRRCPVLFASHDVEALGWRLLATITGATAAGEKLSLALDAGVNEARLACTLPESLREQDDIFAAGSRAGGGAVSAGMFGAGFALRLARAEARAAGGNLVRDGDEVVLTLPRLTAVEAAPSREQAGVALG; encoded by the coding sequence ATGCACTTCGACGATCGCCTCGCCACGGTACTGCGCCACCGCGCTGCCGGCGAACGCGCGGCGAATACCCAGTTCCGCCAATTGCTGGACTTGCTGGGCAACCGCGACGTTTCGCGCGAAGGCTCCCTTGTAGCTGCCGCCTGGCTGAGGCTCGCCGCGCTCGGTGAGACGATCGCTCCCGCTGCGCGTGCACAAATGATTCGCGAGCCGGGTCTGCGGTTCCGCAATCCGGAACTCGCACTTCATCTTGCGGAGGACGAGCCCGAAGTCGCCGCGGCAGCGCTGGCCGTAGCGCAGCTGACGGAAGAGGACTGGGAAGCGCTTATTCCGCGCCTGCCGGTCCGGGCGCGGGGTTTCCTGCGACTGCGCCGCGACATGCCGGCTGCGACGCGGGATCTGCTGGACCGGCTGGGAATCCGCGACCGCGGCCTCCCAAGTCCGGAAAGGTCCGGTCCGGATCCGGCTCCCGAAAGGGTACCGGCCCGCCCGATCCCTGCCAACGATCTGGCGGCCGACGACGAAGGTCCTGACAGCGAGATTGGCGCGCTCGTCCGGCGGATTGAAACGTTCCGGAAGACCCGAGCCGCGCGACCCGCGGAGGAAGCGCCGCAGCTGCCGCTCGACGAGCGTGGCGAGGTTCTGCGCAGACTTATCGAGGGTTTTGCATTCACCAGCGATGCCGAAGGGCGCATCGACTGGGCCGAACCGGCCGCCGCCGCCATGGTCGTGGGCGGCATGCTTCCTCCTGCTACCGAACAGCCGCGCACCCAGTACCAGCCGTTGAGGCGCGTCACCGCGGCCCTTGACGGGGCCACTGCAATAGCAGGTGAATGGATCATCGATGCCGCACCGCGGTTCTCCGACCAGGGAGGCCGCTTCATCGGGTACGCTGGACGTTTCCGCCGTCCGCAAAAGGCTCCCGACGCGTCGGCGCGTGCGAGCGGCGGGACCGAGCGGCTGCGTCAGTTGCTCCACGAACTGAAGACCCCGGTCAACGCGATCCAGGGCTTCGCAGAGGTCATCCAGCAGCAACTTTTCGGTCCGACCCCCCACGATTATCGCGCGCTCGCCGCAGCGATTGCAGGCGACGCCGCCCGAATGCTGGCCGGCTTCGACGAACTCGACCGGCTGGCGCGCCTTGAAAGCGGGGCATTGACCCTGGAAAGCGGCCGCACTGACTTTTCGGCGATTGTAGAGCGCCTTGCGGACCAGCTTGGCGAAGTGCTGCGCTCGCGCAACGCGCGTTTCGTGCTTTCTATGAAGACCAGACGCTGTCCCGTGCTGTTCGCTTCCCATGACGTCGAAGCCCTTGGCTGGCGCTTGTTGGCCACGATCACGGGTGCCACGGCAGCCGGCGAGAAGCTGTCGCTGGCTCTGGATGCCGGCGTCAACGAGGCGAGGCTTGCCTGCACGCTGCCGGAGTCGCTGAGGGAGCAGGACGACATTTTCGCTGCAGGGAGCCGCGCCGGTGGCGGAGCCGTGAGCGCGGGCATGTTCGGCGCGGGATTTGCGCTCCGCCTTGCGCGAGCGGAGGCGCGTGCCGCTGGCGGAAACCTTGTGCGTGACGGTGACGAAGTGGTGCTCACCTTGCCCCGCTTGACCGCCGTTGAAGCCGCTCCTAGCCGCGAACAGGCAGGGGTCGCGCTCGGCTGA
- a CDS encoding Lrp/AsnC family transcriptional regulator: protein MANLDEIDRKLLAELQSEGRVTNVELASRVGLTAPPCLRRVRSLEEEGVIRGYHADLDPSKLGFAITVFAMVSLKSQAESSLREFEEHMKSLPEVRECHMLNGEIDFILKIVSPDLQSFQEFLTSKLTPAPNVDSVKTSLTIRTAKHEPGVPLDR, encoded by the coding sequence ATGGCAAATCTGGATGAGATCGACCGCAAACTGCTCGCAGAGCTGCAAAGCGAAGGACGGGTCACGAATGTCGAACTGGCAAGCCGGGTCGGTCTGACCGCCCCGCCGTGCTTGCGGCGCGTCCGCAGCCTCGAGGAAGAGGGCGTGATTCGCGGGTACCATGCCGATCTCGATCCTTCGAAGCTCGGCTTCGCGATCACCGTGTTCGCCATGGTGAGCCTCAAGAGCCAGGCCGAGTCCAGCCTGCGCGAATTCGAAGAGCATATGAAATCGCTCCCGGAAGTGCGGGAGTGCCACATGCTCAACGGCGAAATCGACTTCATCCTCAAGATCGTCAGTCCCGACCTGCAGAGCTTCCAGGAATTTCTTACCAGCAAGCTCACCCCCGCGCCCAACGTGGACAGCGTGAAGACTTCTCTCACGATCCGCACCGCGAAGCACGAGCCCGGCGTACCGCTCGACCGGTAA
- a CDS encoding general stress protein yields the protein MPTHAIFDSHEHANRAVGDLRNAGVRDDSISMVAHHGRTVTTTDADGTVTDEDHTNVVRGILGGGALGAGLGVAALAIPGVGPLVAAGAIASGAVPGAMGIGALAGAALGSVNEVLKDHGVDDEDAEYYGQRMKDGAVFLSVDDEKSGYDRDRTQEVLYGAGGHNSRNPRV from the coding sequence ATGCCAACCCATGCAATTTTCGATAGTCACGAACACGCCAACCGAGCGGTGGGCGACCTGCGCAACGCAGGCGTGCGTGACGATTCGATCTCGATGGTCGCGCACCACGGCCGCACGGTGACGACCACCGACGCTGATGGCACCGTGACCGACGAGGATCACACCAACGTCGTGCGCGGCATTCTGGGTGGCGGTGCGCTGGGCGCCGGTCTGGGCGTGGCGGCACTGGCGATCCCCGGCGTGGGCCCGCTGGTAGCTGCCGGTGCGATCGCATCCGGCGCGGTCCCCGGCGCGATGGGCATCGGTGCGCTGGCTGGCGCTGCCCTCGGCTCGGTCAACGAAGTCCTGAAGGACCACGGTGTCGATGACGAGGATGCCGAATACTACGGCCAGCGCATGAAGGACGGAGCCGTGTTCCTGTCGGTCGACGACGAGAAGTCCGGCTATGACCGGGATCGCACCCAGGAGGTGCTATACGGCGCGGGCGGTCACAATTCGCGCAATCCGCGCGTCTGA
- the accC gene encoding acetyl-CoA carboxylase biotin carboxylase subunit: protein MGISRILIANRGEIALRIHRAAHEMGIETVAVHSTADADAMHVRLADHAVCIGPPSATDSYLNVAAIISAAEIAHADAIHPGYGFLSENAQFAEIVEAHGITWIGPKPEHIRTMGDKVEAKRTAGALGLPLVPGSDGAVSDFEEARRIADETGYPVIIKAASGGGGRGMKVCESPDQLETLMRQAGNEAKAAFGDATVYIEKYLGNPRHIEFQVFGDGRGNAIHLGERDCSLQRRHQKVLEEAPSPVISEEERARMGGICAKAMADMGYRGAGTIEFLWENGEFYFIEMNTRLQVEHPVTEMITGIDLVREQIRVADGKDLSCSQEDIHFHGHAIECRINAEDPYNFAPSPGQVTAYHAAGGMHVRVDSGLYAGYRIPPYYDSMIAKLIVYGSTRERCIMRLRRALEEMVVEGVKTSLPLHRELLQQPDVLSGDYSIKWLEDYLRERPS, encoded by the coding sequence ATGGGCATTTCCCGCATACTGATCGCCAACCGCGGCGAGATCGCGCTGCGCATCCACCGTGCGGCGCACGAGATGGGCATCGAGACCGTCGCGGTCCACTCGACCGCCGATGCCGATGCGATGCACGTCCGCCTGGCCGATCACGCGGTCTGCATCGGCCCTCCTTCGGCGACGGATAGCTATCTCAACGTCGCCGCGATCATCTCCGCGGCCGAGATCGCCCATGCCGACGCCATCCACCCGGGCTACGGCTTCCTCAGCGAGAATGCCCAGTTCGCCGAGATCGTCGAAGCGCACGGCATCACCTGGATCGGTCCCAAGCCCGAACACATCCGCACGATGGGCGACAAGGTCGAAGCAAAGCGCACGGCCGGCGCGCTCGGCCTGCCGCTCGTTCCGGGGAGCGACGGCGCGGTTTCCGATTTCGAAGAGGCGCGCCGGATTGCCGACGAGACCGGTTATCCCGTGATCATCAAGGCTGCGTCGGGCGGCGGCGGGCGCGGCATGAAAGTGTGCGAGAGCCCCGACCAGCTCGAAACCCTGATGCGCCAGGCCGGAAACGAGGCCAAGGCGGCGTTCGGGGATGCCACGGTCTACATCGAGAAGTATCTTGGCAACCCGCGCCACATCGAATTCCAGGTGTTCGGCGATGGGCGAGGCAACGCCATCCACCTTGGCGAGCGCGATTGCTCGCTTCAGCGGCGGCACCAGAAAGTGCTCGAGGAAGCGCCCTCGCCCGTTATCTCCGAGGAGGAGCGGGCGCGCATGGGCGGGATCTGCGCGAAAGCGATGGCCGACATGGGCTATCGCGGCGCGGGGACCATCGAGTTCCTGTGGGAAAACGGCGAGTTCTATTTCATCGAGATGAACACCCGGCTGCAGGTCGAGCACCCGGTGACCGAGATGATCACCGGTATCGATCTGGTGCGCGAGCAGATCCGCGTCGCCGACGGCAAGGACCTTTCCTGCTCGCAGGAGGACATCCACTTCCACGGGCACGCGATCGAATGCCGCATCAACGCCGAGGATCCTTATAATTTCGCGCCGAGCCCGGGGCAGGTGACGGCGTATCACGCGGCTGGTGGCATGCACGTGCGGGTCGATAGCGGGCTCTACGCCGGCTATCGCATCCCGCCTTACTACGATTCGATGATCGCCAAGCTGATCGTGTATGGCAGCACGCGCGAACGCTGCATCATGCGGCTGCGCCGCGCGCTCGAGGAAATGGTCGTCGAGGGGGTCAAGACGAGCCTCCCTCTGCACCGCGAACTGCTCCAGCAACCGGACGTTCTGAGCGGGGACTACTCGATCAAGTGGCTCGAGGATTACTTGCGAGAGCGGCCTTCCTGA
- the accB gene encoding acetyl-CoA carboxylase biotin carboxyl carrier protein: MAETKGAAGRSSGMNVDTKLVRELAELLAETGLTEIEVEDGDRKVRVARGGAVAMAHAPVHSVAPAAAPAPAAPAAPVAEAPAADHAGALKSPMVGTAYLTPEPGAQPFVKVGDSVKQGDTLLIVEAMKVMNPIAADKSGTIKAILVENAQPVEYDQPLVVIG; encoded by the coding sequence ATGGCCGAAACCAAGGGCGCTGCGGGGCGTAGCTCCGGCATGAACGTCGATACCAAGCTGGTGCGCGAGCTCGCCGAGCTCCTCGCCGAAACCGGGCTGACCGAGATCGAGGTCGAGGACGGCGACCGCAAGGTGCGGGTGGCGCGCGGCGGCGCGGTTGCGATGGCTCACGCGCCGGTGCACTCCGTCGCCCCCGCCGCGGCTCCCGCGCCCGCCGCGCCTGCCGCGCCGGTGGCCGAAGCGCCCGCTGCGGACCATGCCGGCGCGCTCAAGTCGCCGATGGTCGGGACCGCATACCTGACACCGGAGCCCGGTGCCCAACCCTTCGTCAAGGTCGGCGACAGCGTGAAGCAGGGCGATACTCTGCTGATCGTCGAGGCGATGAAGGTGATGAACCCGATCGCCGCCGACAAGTCGGGCACGATCAAGGCGATCCTCGTCGAGAACGCGCAGCCGGTCGAATACGACCAGCCCCTGGTCGTGATCGGCTGA